The genomic stretch TTTGATTTCTCTGCCGGTCTTGTCTAACTAATCATCACTTTCAGCAAGGTCTTCAAGGCTTTCTATAGCTTCTCGTTTGTCTCTGCTGTAATAAACATCAATGAGTAAAAGGTCTTCTTCTGTTGTACCTACAATCTCATTTTTCAATTCTTCAGATTCAAGAATTTCAGAGAATGCTACAATGTTGTCGGGATCAACTGTAAATTGAATTTTCATAACAAATAGTTTAAAGGATTAGTAAATTATTGATTTTTTGGATAGCACTCCTATCCAGAGTTTACCTTCTTCTTTGAACATGTTCGGCAGCTTCAATGTCAATTTCCTGTTTGGTTTTATGCCTGCCGTTTTTTAGCCATTCTTCAATCTGTGATTTTTCGAAGATGAGTTTTTTGCCCCTTTTTACATAAGGAATTTGTTTTCGATGGACCATACCATAAATACTAGGTACTGCCAGATTTATCATTTCTGATAATTCCTGAATAGTTAAATATTCCGGTAATTGATTTCCCTGAAGCTGGGGAGATTCCTTTAGGGCTTTTTTGACTTCTTCACGAAGCATGTTTCGGACTTCCTGAACCGAGAGCTGAGTAAAAACTAAATTTTCCATAAAAGTTGTCGTTTATTTTTACTCAAAGGTGGGGGCAAAAAAAAGGGTTGGGTAACCCAATTGGGTTACCCAATATTTACAAAGAGCTGATAAACAAGAAGAATAATTTAACTAATTTGAGTGATAATGATAACTATATGATAATGTGCTGTATTTTGTTATGTTTTTGAATATTAGAATATTATTTCTTCGCATCGCACTCTGCAATTTCATTATTTATCATTTTCACGATTTCAAGCATTTCTAATTTATTAAAGTATTCTCGGATATATTTAAGATCACTTTTTAATGTTTTATTGTTCTCTCTTAGCGGATCACGAACCCTTTTATAAATGTTGTCGAAGCTTTTACCAGTTATGAATTGAAAGAATCTTGCAGTTTCTGTTTTATCCACATTTTTAACTTGCATGTAT from Bacteroidia bacterium encodes the following:
- a CDS encoding helix-turn-helix domain-containing protein gives rise to the protein MENLVFTQLSVQEVRNMLREEVKKALKESPQLQGNQLPEYLTIQELSEMINLAVPSIYGMVHRKQIPYVKRGKKLIFEKSQIEEWLKNGRHKTKQEIDIEAAEHVQRRR